The genomic segment atgggaggggttgaggggaactgaaggatgggactggatggtgttaattaagagatagatgggaggggttgagtggagctgaaggatgggactggacaGTGTTtatagatagatgggaggggttgaggggagctgaaggatgggactggatggtgtttagagatagatgggaggggttgagggagatgaaggatgggactggacggtgttcagagatagatgggaggggttgaggggaactgaaggatgggactggatggtgttaattaagagatagatgggaggggttgagtggagctgaaggatgggactggacagtgtttagagatagatgggaggggttgaggggagctgaaggatgggactggatggtgtttagagatagatgggaggggttgaatggaactgaaggatgggactggatggtgttcagagatagatgggaggggttgaggggaactgaaggatgggactggatggtgttaattaagagatagatgggaggggttgagtggagctgaaggatgggactggacagtgtttagagatagatgggaggggttgaggggagctgaaggatgggactggatggtgtttagagatagatgggaggggttgaatggaactgaaggatgggactggatggtgtttagagatagatgggaggggttgaatggagctgaaggactggatggtattcagagatagatgggaggggttgaatggagctgaaggatggtactggatggtgtttagagatagatgggaggggttgaatggagctgaaggatgggactggatggtgttcagagatagatgggagaggttgaatggagctgaaggatgggactggatggtgtttagagatatatgggaggggttgaatggagctgaaggatgggactggatggtgttttgagatagatgggagaggttgaggggagctgaaggactggatggtgttcagagatagatgggaggggttgagggagctgaaggatgggactggatggtgttcagagatagatgggaggggttgaggggagctgaaggactggatggtgttcagagatagatgggaggggttgaggggagctgaaggatgggactggatggtgttcagagatagatgggaggggttgaatggagctgaagaatgggactggatggtgttaagagatagatgggaggggttgaggggaactgaaggatgggactggatggtgttcagagatagatgggaggggttgaatggagctgaagaatgggactaaaaacaacaagataactaatgtaaaatatagtgggtccgtaaaatgtatatagtcgATATtaactggaagtagaagcctaagtgttgttgtccattagtttagtCCAATTAGGGCAGGGGTGttgggttaggggaaaataataaaggaaaatatatttacaaaaaatacaGTATagatgggggattggaaatggtgcattacattgatggaagctacaatacAATGTTACAGTTGATCTAAAAAACCTTGGTGAGAGACCACAGACACACGTTGCTCCTTTCATATATTTATTGATCatcagcatcatgttatgggtatgactGTCACTGCCAGGGACTAGGGTGTTTGTCAGGATCTAGAAAGGAGCTAAGTTAGAAGAAGACCTGCCTCATTCTTCTGAAAACCTAATGGATAGAGTTTtattttttcacacacacacacacacacacacacacacacacatacacacatacagtacacacacacacacacagacaaatacacacacgtgACCATGGCCCTGGAGATGTGAAACCTGCTGAGGATGCAGATGTGACCAAAGGTTCCGCTTTGGTTCCAGTTCCCTGAGGACAtaacacctcctctccctccctctctctctctctctctctgtttctctctctctctctgtttctttctctctctctgtttctctctctctctctctctctctctctctctctctctctctctctctctctctctctctctctctctctctctctctctctctctccctcactctctctctctctctctctctctctctctgtgactctctctctcgctctctctctgtctgtctcctcatacTACAATCACACAGCATACAGTATTGTACAGTATTGTGCATCTTCTCTACTGCAGGTAAGTCTGTTTTATCTGAGATATAACCAGATATAACCTGTTATAATATATTCACTTCTGTCCTCTGCCGCTGTAGTTTGTGTCACAACAGTTGAACTGAACTTGTTGATAAAGTTGTTAAATCAGTATGACTTTCTGTCTTTGGATATACACAGGTTTTTGTGTTGTAGACATAATTAAAAACAAATTTCAGCTGGTGTTGATCgttttatctctcctctcctctcctctcctctcctctcctctcctctcctctccctctcctctcctctcctctcctctcctctcctctcctctcctctcctctcctctcctctcctctcctctcctctcctctctctcctctcctctcctctcctctcctctcctctacttttcTCCTGTCCCGTCTCTTCTCAACTCTCCAcgctttcctctctcctctcttttccaggTCTCTCTTCAGTGGTTGCTATGGTCTGTTTTTGCATTGCTATGGGAGCTATGCTCTCATTGGCTCTGCCTGACCTGGTTACCATGGAGACGTGTACATCGGCGGGGACGCCTGGACTGCATGGTTTCCCAGGGTTACCAGGAAGGGACGGACGAGatggagagacgggggagaaggGAGTGCCAGGtacacccccccacccacccacccacccccccacccacccccccccACCTGGTACATTCCAGGGTACATGATCACATCTCAAAACGTTCCCTCTTCTGTCCAGGTGTTGTATCTGGACCAGGCCAGATACCAGAGAGGGGCCAGAAGGGGGAGCCGGGTGTGAAGGGAGCGGTTGGGAAGCTAGGTCGTAGTGGTGTGAGAGGAGATAAGGGATCTCCAGGGTCAGAGGGACCCCAGGGAGAGCCAGGGGAGTCGGGCTCAGCAGGGTCTCTGTTCCATTCAGCCTTCAGCGTGGCCAGAGGCACCGCCAGCCCTCCAGAGAAGGCCAGCCCCATCAGATTTACCTCTGTCATCACTGATGTTAACAAGGACTACAACACAGAGACTGGACGCTTCAGGTAATGCCGGGCTACACAACTTTCTAAATCCTAACATTGCTGAGGCTCTCACAACGACAGCCTCTCCTGTAGTTTTGTCTTGCCAACGTACGTAGTGGTGCGCACATAAGT from the Oncorhynchus tshawytscha isolate Ot180627B linkage group LG33, Otsh_v2.0, whole genome shotgun sequence genome contains:
- the c1qc gene encoding LOW QUALITY PROTEIN: complement C1q subcomponent subunit C (The sequence of the model RefSeq protein was modified relative to this genomic sequence to represent the inferred CDS: inserted 1 base in 1 codon); its protein translation is MVCFCIAMGAMLSLALPDLVTMETCTSAGTPGLHGFPGLPGRDGRDGETGEKGVPGVVSGPGQIPERGQKGEPGVKGAVGKLGRSGVRGDKGSPGSEGPQGEPGESGSAGSLFHSAFSVARGTASPPEKASPIRFTSVITDVNKDYNTETGRFRCRVPGTYYFVYHVSSEERLCLVFKLDGTSLASFCDLTYXGTKRQVSSGGLATYLKKDQEVWLETNDYNGMTGKPEGNSLFSGFLLYSH